A region of Solanum dulcamara chromosome 7, daSolDulc1.2, whole genome shotgun sequence DNA encodes the following proteins:
- the LOC129896641 gene encoding arginine-specific demethylase JMJ20, with amino-acid sequence MGLKVGGRIEKVNGREVTYSEFAEKYMARNQPVVLTGLMDDWRACKDWVLPNGKPNLHFFSTHFGKSIVQVTDCGTREFTDQKRIEMTVSEFVDHWLRDCGAGGGSLLYLKDWHFVKEYPEYIAYKIPADFSDDWLNFYLDKFRMHKDPDTYSERNEISCSDYRFVYMGSKGTWTPLHADVFRSYSWSANVCGKKQWYFLPPRQHHLVFDRNMKSSVYNIFADVSQSKFPGFEKAIWWECTQEENEVIFVPSGWYHQVHNLEDTISINHNWFNGYNLSWVWDLLLKDYNEACEYIEDLKGCDDFEELCQRNLAANTGMNFYDFFIFIVRFAFAYVVLLHTLAHVKNETSRKPSKPLQHIYFNLESIRSIAVKMKPIDIGDRQGVVLDLRKNLEDHSFIELCAAVGKAYELIHDQDEMILQRTDLMFTSFVRSQVLSSEDLVAFIDDAFTNFAGAFSH; translated from the exons ATGGGTTTGAAAGTTGGAGGGAGAATTGAAAAAGTGAACGGCAGAGAAGTAACTTACAGTGAGTTCGCGGAGAAATATATGGCCCGAAACCAACCTGTGGTTCTTACAGGACTTATGGACGATTGGAGAGCTTGCAAGGATTGGGTTTTACCTAATGGAAAACCCAATCTTCACTTTTTCTCTACCCATTTTGGGAAATCCATAGTTCAG GTTACAGATTGTGGGACTAGAGAGTTCACTGATCAGAAGAGAATAGAAATGACTGTTTCTGAATTTGTTGATCATTGGCTTCGTGATTGTGGTGCTGGTGGCGGGTCTTTATTGTATTTGAAGGACTGGCATTTTGTAAAG GAGTATCCGGAGTATATTGCATACAAAATCCCCGCAGACTTTTCTGATGACTGGCTGAATTTCTATCTTGACAAATTTCGTATGCATAAGGATCCTGATACATATAGtgagagaaatgaaataagTTGCTCTGACTATCGTTTTGTATACATGGGATCAAAAG GAACATGGACACCTCTTCATGCCGATGTATTCAGGTCATACAGTTGGTCTGCAAATGTCTGTGGAAAAAAGCAGTGGTATTTTCTGCCTCCAAGGCAACATCACTTAGTTTTTGACAG GAATATGAAAAGTTCCGTATATAACATCTTTGCCGATGTTTCTCAATCAAAATTTCCTGGATTTGAAAAG GCTATCTGGTGGGAGTGCACCCAGGAGGAAAATGAAGTAATCTTCGTGCCTAGTGGATGGTATCATCAAGTTCATAATCTG GAGGATACAATATCCATAAATCATAACTGGTTCAATGGATATAATTTATCTTGGGTG TGGGATTTGCTTTTAAAAGATTACAATGAGGCTTGTGAATACATTGAAGACCTCAAGGGATGTGATGACTTTGAAGAGCTTTGCCAGCGAAATCTTGCTGCTAATACAG GCATGAATTTCTAcgacttcttcatcttcattgTGCGCTTTGCCTTTGCATATGTAGTCCTACTACATACACTTGCCCATGTAAAGAACGAAACAAGTCGGAAACCATCAAAACCActgcagcatatatattttAACCTTGAATCAATAAGAAGTATCGCTGTGAAAATGAAACCCATAGATATAGGTGACAGACAAGGTGTTGTACTTGACTTGAGGAAAAACTTGGAGGATCACTCGTTTATAGAGCTCTGTGCTGCTGTTGGAAAAGCATATGAACTAATACATGACCAAGATGAGATGATATTGCAGCGTACAGACTTGATGTTTACTAGTTTTGTTAGATCTCAAGTTCTGAGTTCTGAAGACCTAGTTGCTTTTATTGATGATGCT